The following proteins are encoded in a genomic region of Elusimicrobiota bacterium:
- a CDS encoding metallophosphoesterase produces MKIGIMSDSHDNIAKIVKAVEVFNTQGVECVFHAGDIISPFTAIQFKELKSKLVVIFGNNDGEKTFLYERFKPIADIYKNYFGSIDGDKVKLAMFHEPEEIDFLRDTSGFDLIIYGHTHKVDIRKGKVMVVNPGETCGYLSGKATVAVLDTAGMKCEVIEL; encoded by the coding sequence ATGAAGATAGGGATTATGTCTGATAGCCATGATAATATCGCGAAGATTGTTAAAGCCGTTGAGGTCTTTAACACTCAGGGTGTGGAGTGTGTGTTCCACGCGGGGGATATTATTTCACCGTTTACCGCAATACAGTTTAAGGAACTTAAGAGTAAACTCGTGGTGATATTCGGGAATAATGACGGGGAGAAAACGTTTCTTTATGAACGGTTTAAGCCAATAGCTGATATTTATAAGAATTATTTTGGAAGTATCGACGGGGATAAGGTTAAGCTTGCGATGTTTCATGAACCTGAAGAAATAGATTTTCTTCGCGATACTTCAGGGTTTGACCTCATAATTTACGGGCATACGCATAAAGTTGATATCCGTAAAGGTAAGGTTATGGTAGTTAATCCCGGTGAAACCTGCGGGTATTTATCCGGGAAAGCTACGGTTGCGGTACTTGATACTGCGGGGATGAAATGCGAGGTAATAGAACTGTGA
- a CDS encoding UDP-glucuronic acid decarboxylase family protein — translation MRIVITGGAGFLGSHLCDYMISKGHEVVVVDNLITGNLQNIAHLFGNKKFLFIKHDITNFIYVPGKVDAVMHFASPASPVDYLMYPIPTLKVGALGTHKALGLAKEKKARFMLASTSEIYGDPLVNPQPETYWGNVNTLGPRGVYDEAKRFAEAMVMAYHRYHKVDVRIVRIFNTYGPRMRKEDGRVVPNFIMQALKNKPITVYGDGSQTRSFCYVSDLVNGIYRLLMSKENLPVNIGNPNELTILEFAKVIIKSANSKSKIVYKPLPQDDPKQRRPDITKAKRILKWLPEVQLSEGVKRTVEWFRKKGK, via the coding sequence ATGAGAATAGTAATTACCGGCGGGGCGGGGTTTCTCGGGTCGCATCTCTGTGATTATATGATATCCAAAGGGCATGAGGTTGTTGTTGTGGATAACCTTATCACCGGTAATCTTCAGAACATAGCGCATTTGTTTGGGAATAAAAAGTTTTTGTTTATTAAGCATGATATCACAAATTTTATTTATGTTCCGGGTAAGGTTGATGCTGTGATGCATTTCGCATCACCCGCAAGCCCCGTGGATTATCTTATGTACCCTATACCCACATTGAAAGTCGGTGCTCTGGGGACACATAAAGCTTTGGGATTGGCAAAAGAAAAAAAGGCAAGGTTTATGCTGGCGTCCACCAGCGAAATTTATGGTGATCCGTTAGTCAACCCGCAACCCGAAACTTACTGGGGTAATGTTAATACGCTTGGCCCGCGGGGTGTTTATGACGAAGCAAAACGGTTCGCTGAAGCTATGGTAATGGCGTATCACCGGTATCATAAGGTTGATGTCAGGATCGTGAGGATATTTAATACATACGGGCCGAGGATGAGAAAAGAAGATGGGCGGGTGGTGCCGAATTTTATTATGCAGGCATTGAAGAATAAGCCGATAACCGTATACGGTGACGGGAGTCAAACCCGCAGTTTTTGTTATGTCTCCGACCTGGTGAACGGTATCTACAGGCTATTGATGAGTAAAGAAAATTTGCCGGTTAATATCGGTAATCCTAACGAACTTACGATACTTGAGTTTGCGAAGGTTATCATTAAATCAGCAAATTCTAAGAGTAAGATTGTGTATAAACCCTTGCCACAGGATGATCCTAAACAGCGGAGGCCGGATATTACAAAAGCGAAACGTATCTTAAAATGGTTACCCGAGGTTCAATTAAGTGAAGGTGTGAAGAGAACTGTTGAGTGGTTCCGTAAAAAAGGGAAATAA